A segment of the Candidatus Binatia bacterium genome:
CCGTTCATGCCGTGCCGGAGTTGGTGGGTCCCGCCGCCTGCCGGTAGCTTCTCTTGGAAGGGGAGCCCGACCTCGTTCTGCCAGAAGGCGAGCATGCGGTTGCGGTCGTTGGTGTAGAGCCCGAAGTCGATGACATCCTTCGCGAGCCTGATCGTCATTGCACGGTGATCCTCCTCGGTGACAGGGAAACACAAAGGCACCGGATTACGAGGCCGCCACGCGAGGCGGCAGGGATACGCGCGACCGTTTCGTGCTACCGAAGCTCGACTGCGAGCGCCGTAAGGTGCGCGCTGATGTCGTGCACGACCGTCAGGCCGGTCTCGAAGGTCGAGCCGCCCGCCGTTGGGCAGCATCCTCCGGGTGTCGTGAATGGGAAACCGCTCGGGATGCAGTCTGCCGGATCGATGATCTCCGAGTCGTCGACGCGGGGGAAGTGGCTGACGACGGTGCCGGCGGCGACCTTTGGAGGGATCTCCGTGTTGTCGCGCACGGCGAAATCGTTTCGGCTGGGATGGAAGAAGGTGGTCCTGGGGACCGGGCCACGGCATGGGGGATCTGCCCTACGACGAACGTTTGAAGGAACTCCGCAAACCCGAGGTGCGCGCGCACCCTCGCGGAAAAAGTCGTCCCGGCCACGGCGATGATGGCGATCATGCACGCGTCACTTGAGCGGATCTTCCCGCTTTCGGACTCGCCGAATTGCGAACCGGCGACCGAGATGAGTATCGCTGCGATCGCGATGCTCACGCATCCCAAGACGGTCCTGGGGCTGTCCGATGGCGGGGCGCATGTAGGCATCATCTGCTGCGGCTCGATGCCTACATTCATGCTGACCCACTGGGTTCGGGATCGCCCGGGTGAGAGGTTGTCTCTCGAGCAGGCGGTCCACATTCAGACCGAGCGCACCGCGAAGCTCTTCGACTTTGAGGACCGTGGCGTGCTCGCATCCGGCTATCTGGCAGACGTGAACGTCATCGACTTCGAGCGCCTGAGAATGGCCCCCCGGCGATGGCCTACGATTTCCCGGCCGGTGGGAAGCGCCTCACTAAGGGTGCGACCGTCTACGTGGCGACGTCGAAGTCGGGTGAGATCATCCGGGAGAACGATGCGAGCACCGGCGCGCATCCCGAGAAGCTGCTGCGCGGGCCGCAGGAACGACCTCACGCCTGACGCGTCCCAACCAGGCTCGAACGAGAGCGACGTGCAGCCATCCCTCAACGATGCGTTCGTCCGCGAAATGAGTCAGGCTCGGACGGCTTACGGCAAGGGCGATCTGGGTCGTGCGTTCGGATTCCTCGAACGCGCGCACGTTCTCGTCCAGGTTCTTCGCATGGCCGCGGTGATTCCAGGCTGCCTATTCGGTTGGGTGCCGATGGGGAACACTGGCGGTGCGAACGTGTCCCTCTTGAGGCGGGGCTCCACACTTTTGGTCTGGAGGCTTTCTGGGCGCGGGAGGGGCTCCGGGTTCGTGTTTGGTCGGGAGGCGCTCGTTTTGGCTGCCAGACCCGGCGACATGGTTTGGGCAGTCGGCGAACCACGTGACCCGGCCGGGATCGAAAGGAGGACCTGGGTCGGCAACTCGTCACAGCGTCGGCCCGTGGCGGAACCACCACATCGGATCGTCAGACCCATGCAGAGGGCGACGGTGCTTGCTATCGGTGCGGCACGCAATCTTCCATTTCGGCGTGTGCCGGAGGGCTTTTTATCGGCCCCTAGGGTCCGCAGTCGGCCACGGGAGAGGGCTCCCGCCCGTGTCTGGGGTCGGCCCGCGGCGTGACGATAGAGAAGAAAAATCTCGCTGGCCACGATGGGGAAACGACGATGAACGAGTTCGAAAACGCACTGCGCATACTCGCCGATTTTCACCAGCATCACCCCTGGTTCCGGGCCGTGTTGACCCTGGGCTTGACGGTGGTCGGCGTGGGCGTGGTGAATTTTGGAGTGCGCTTCGGCCTGCGGCGACTGGGGACGCGGTTCAAAGGGCGTCGGCCGTTTCTTCAGATCACCGCGGACGCCATCGATCGCCCTCTCAATCTGATCACCTGGCTTCTGGTTGCCTGGCTGGTGGTGCCGTTCGCCATCGGCGAAGCCGGCTCCGATCTGTCGGCGTACCTGCCGGTCCTGAACAACGGCGCCGCGGCTGTATCGGTGCTTCTGATGTCGTGGGCGCTCTGGCGTGTCGCGGCTGGTACGCGCCTCTACCTTCTGGCGAAGTATTCCCGGACCGACGGTGGATACAACGACTTCAGCGTCATCGAGACCGGGAACCTGGCGGCCCGCGCGTCGATCGTCCTCTTCGCCGTCTTCAGCTTGCTCGGCGCGCTCGGCATTCCGCTCAGGTCGCTCACCGCGGTCGGCGTGGTGGGGGGCTTCGGGGCGTACGCACTGACGATGGCGAACCAGATCTTGATCTCGAACATCTTCGCCGGCTTCGCGATCTACCTGGATCGTCCGTTCGCGGTCGGCGATTGGATCTCGACCAAGGACGGCGCGGTCACCGGGACGGTCACCAAGATCGGACTTCGCCTGACCACCATCGTCGGGTTCGACAAGCGACCGATCTACGTTCCGAACTCGGTGTTCAACGAGAACGCCACGGTCAATCCCTCGAGGATGTCGAATCGCCGGATCCTCCAGTACGTCGGCCTGCGGTACGACGACCTCCACCGTGTCGGCGGAACCTTGCAAGCCATCCGCTCCTACCTGGAGGGCCACCAGGAGATCGACCAGGACAAGCTGACGCTGGTGAATCTCGTGAACGGAAGTACGGACATGGGTTCCGCGGTGGAGGGGTGTTTCGGCGCGTCGTCGATCAACTTCATGGTTTACACCTTCACGAAGACCACGAACTGGGTTCGCTTCCAGAACATTCAGGACGAGGTGATGCTGAACATCGCCCGGATCGTAGAAGAGCAGGGCGCCGAGATCGCGTTCTCGACCATCACGCTCGAAGCGCCTAAGCCCTTGACCCTGGCTGCGGTTCCTCCGGCGGTGCTTCTCGAGCCTCCCAAGTCCGGGGCGTGAGAGCGGCCGTCTCTCGTTGACGCGTCGCTCTCGCAATCCTGGGCTAGAGTCCGAGGATGGACTGGGGGGGCTTGCGGCCACGAGAACCCGGAGCGGGACAAGCTTTGCGTGGAGTGTGGGGCAGGTTTCGACGATCGGTGTGGCACGCAGCTGCCGCCTGGCTCCAAGTTCTGCCTCGAGTGCGGCCGCGCGACCGAGGTAGTACGAGCGGCAATGCAGGGCCTGGAGGCTGCGGAGTTCGTGTACGAGATCGCGATCCATCTGGAGCTCGGGTGCGCGTTCAAGCGCCCTCTCACGCAGTAGGTGGCACTCGGGTCGCAGATCCAAGGCTGCAAGCAGCAGGCCCACGCCTCCGCGGCGCGCTCGATCATTGGCGTCGGGCTCGCTCTCTCGCGGGCGCGGAGCAAATCCAGCTGGCCGGCACTTCGTCCACCCAGATTGTCGCGCTGGGGTGGCGGCAGGGTGTCTCGGAATCCGAGTGTGAGCGACTGTTCGAGGAGGCGCGCTCGGGCGTACCTGATGTACGCGTACCTCCATGATGGGCTGGTGGACGGCGGTCTGGCCGTTTGTCACGAGCTCGAACCGCTGACGATCCTCACTGCGGCGTGGAGGCTGCGGGCTTCCGTGCGCTGCTCGGAGTCCGGAACGTTCGGGGCTCGCTCGAGGCCGTTGCGGGCAGCCGCCCCGATCTTCAGGTGGGTTTGCACGAACGCGGTTCGTCATGAGGGGACCGCGGGACGAAGAGGGATCGGATCGGTAGTACGTGCGATGACTAAGCTGACCAGGCGACCCTGAAGCGCGCGGAATGCCACTCGATTTTCGAGATGGTCGGGGGCCTGGCGGGCCGGACCGTCCTCGATCTGGCGTGCGGGACGGGCTTTTACACGCGCCGGTTGAAGGAGCGCGGCGCGTCTTCGGTTCTCGGGGTGGATCTCTCGCGGGAGGTGATCGAGGTGGCGAGGCGACACGAGGGCGAGAACCCCGTGGGTGTTTCATATCGAGTCGCCGATGCCTGAGAACTCGGCGGAGTCGGTCCTTTTCGACCTCGAGACTGCCGTGTGGCTGCTGAACTACTCCGAGACGCGTGAGCAGCTCGTTTCGATGGCATCGAGTGCCAGCGCGAACATCGCAAAGGGAGGGCGGCTGTGGATGTCCGTCGCTTGAGTCGAGAGGCGTATGAGACTTCGCTCGCGGAAGCGGATTTTTCAGATGTCGAGTGGGTGCCCGCGGGGGTCGCCGCGGAAGATCTCGATCACTACGGCGCGGAGTACTGGTGCGACTTTCTCGAGAACTGCGTCGGGATCCCTGCTCGGAAGCGTTGATTCGAGGCGTCGATGCCCGCGTATCGTCGGGAGCGGGGGCCGACGGCGCCTCCGGCACCTGCTAAGGACGATGCGGTGTACTCGCGATTCGTAAACTGGTTGTCGGCGACACGATTCGGATCGCTGGTGGTGAAGTACTTCGCGTCACGCGTCGATCCGGTCCTGTTCCGCGCGACGAACGGCCGATGGACGTCGACCGGCCCGCCGACCCTTCCAATGTTGACGGTGACGGTGGTCGGTCGAAAATCCGGCAGGCCGCGTTCGGTGCAACTCGCCTACCACGCCGCCGGCCCGGACTTCCTCGTGGTCGCGAGCGCAATGGGCCAGGCCCGACATCCGGCGTGGCGCTACAATCTTGAGGCGAACCCGGAAGTCGACGTACAGGTCCGCGGAGAGCGCTTCCGCGCCCGCGCCCACGTGCTCGATGACGACGAGAAGGCGCGCGTCTGGGCGGACATCAAGGGGACGATCCCGCAGATGAGCGTCTACGAGCAGCGAACGGACCGGAATATCCGGGTGTTCCGGCTGCGCCGGGCGGCGGGCGGGGACGGGGACGTTGGTTAGTCTCGCTGATTTTGTTTAGTCACCGACCGAGCCAAGCGTTTTGCTGTACGGCCGTTGCCGCGGTGACTAAACAAAATCAGCGAGACTAACCAACGTCCCCGGTCTGCGGTCAGGCGATGTTCCAGAGGGTCGCGACGCTCATTCCGACGAGGCAGAGCACACCGATGCCCCAGAAAATCGCTCGGGCCGGCTGCATGTTCCGGATGTAGACGAGGGTGTGCAGGATGCGCGAGACCGTGAACAGCCAGAAGTACGCCGTTGCGCCCAACGGCGAGGCGCCGAGGAGCACGTATACCAATCCGATGGCGAAGAAGAGCGGAATGTTCTCGAGATCGTTGCGTTGGATGCGGAGCGCTCGAGCCACGTCGGGCTGCTCTGCTTCGGCCGCCGTCACGCCGGCGCCGCCGGCCACGAGGGCATCCTCGGGGTTCACGTACCCCTTCACGCGGGAGCGCTGTGAGGCGGTGTAGACCGCCGAGGCGATCATCTTGATCACTAGGATCGCGACACAGACGGCGTAGGTCCGAAACGCAGGGTTACCAAGAAAGGGTTCCATCATTCGCTCCTCTGAATCCGGCTGACTGGGCTCTGCCAAGGTGTATCGATGATCTGCCCGCCGAATGATACCCCAGCGCGGATAGGAGGGCACCATCGGCAGCGTTGCGTGAACTCGGACGGGTCCCGACGAAACGGGCCCCGTAGATTCTCGGAGCGCTTCTGCGCGACCACGTGGCACAGATTGCATTCCAGGTCCTCGGCGGTCGTGCGGGCCTTGCGAAACACGTTCGAGCCGGCCAACCCGGAGTCCATCAGCTGATTGTCGAGTGGGGGAATCGGGTTGGGCAGCGGGACCACACCGAGCATGAGGGACGTGAACTTGAACATCTCGGTATCGGGGATGAGGCCGTCGGTCCCGAGAAGTCCCTCGAAGGCGACGATGAAGTTGTTGAAGGAGAGCTCCTCGTTGGTCGGGTCGCTTCCGAAGTGACCGACCGAGGGATCGCCACGCCAGTGCTGAGCGATGTGCGTTTTCATGCCGCGCAGAGTCTGCGTGGTCATCGGGCCCTTGAACGGGTGAAAGTCCGTGAGGCCGGTGTCTACGATCGGGTCGACGACCAGGAGATCGTTGACGGTTTGGGTGCCATCCGGATCGCCGAGGTCCCAGGCGCGGCTGTCGAGGTCGCCGAAGACCTGGCAGATCGAGCACGAAGCCTCGCCGTTGCCCGAAGTAGCGTAGGCGTCGTAGAGCACCGAGCGGCCATCGACGATGTTGGCCGGCTCGGGGTTGTAGATGGGCAAGTGGGCCACTTCGGTCGTGATGAGCGTGTCGATCACGGAGATCGAGTTGTCCAAGCGCGTTGCCACGTAAAGACGATTGTTGGTCTCGTCGAGGACGACACCGGTCGGTCCGCCGCCGTCGAGCAGGATGTGATCGGCGCAGGAGGGCACGAAGCTGTCGTTCTCGAGCGCCGCGGTCTCGAAGACGCCGACCTTCTGCGAGCCGAAGGCGGCGATGAACAGGATCTCCAGGCGATCGTCCGGCGTGTTCACGGCGAAACAAGCGCGTGCCGTCGGGCGACATTGCGAGCGGCCGAACCTGGCCGCTCTCGAAGGCGACGAAGGGCTGGGCCTTGGCGGCTGTCATCGAGAACGCGGCGAAGAGCGATACGCCGGCGCAAAGAAGGGCCATCCGGGTCAGATTGCGTCCACTTACGTGGCCCTTCTCGATTCGTTGGACTCTCGCTGGTGGGTGGGCTCGAAGTCCAGAACGCATTTCGTGCGGAGTCGGCACGAGCCTCGGGCCATGCTTACTGCAAGCACAAGGAGCGGTTAACACCGCGTGCGGGGCTGTTGGACCGGGCTGGTCTTCGCAGGCCGGCCCATTCTCAGATCTGCGTGGATGCCACGTAGTCGACGAAGATCGGGGACGACGACGCCCGGGCTCGGCCGCAGACGAGCCCAATCGTCGGCCGTTGCCCGGTTCGCGTTAGGAGCCCGGCAGATCTTCGCAGGGGAGGGCGGTCTGCTGTGGAGCGCCGACG
Coding sequences within it:
- a CDS encoding mechanosensitive ion channel family protein, coding for MNEFENALRILADFHQHHPWFRAVLTLGLTVVGVGVVNFGVRFGLRRLGTRFKGRRPFLQITADAIDRPLNLITWLLVAWLVVPFAIGEAGSDLSAYLPVLNNGAAAVSVLLMSWALWRVAAGTRLYLLAKYSRTDGGYNDFSVIETGNLAARASIVLFAVFSLLGALGIPLRSLTAVGVVGGFGAYALTMANQILISNIFAGFAIYLDRPFAVGDWISTKDGAVTGTVTKIGLRLTTIVGFDKRPIYVPNSVFNENATVNPSRMSNRRILQYVGLRYDDLHRVGGTLQAIRSYLEGHQEIDQDKLTLVNLVNGSTDMGSAVEGCFGASSINFMVYTFTKTTNWVRFQNIQDEVMLNIARIVEEQGAEIAFSTITLEAPKPLTLAAVPPAVLLEPPKSGA
- a CDS encoding MAPEG family protein, translating into MEPFLGNPAFRTYAVCVAILVIKMIASAVYTASQRSRVKGYVNPEDALVAGGAGVTAAEAEQPDVARALRIQRNDLENIPLFFAIGLVYVLLGASPLGATAYFWLFTVSRILHTLVYIRNMQPARAIFWGIGVLCLVGMSVATLWNIA
- a CDS encoding class I SAM-dependent methyltransferase, coding for MVGGLAGRTVLDLACGTGFYTRRLKERGASSVLGVDLSREVIEVARRHEGENPVGVSYRVADA
- a CDS encoding nitroreductase family deazaflavin-dependent oxidoreductase, giving the protein MYSRFVNWLSATRFGSLVVKYFASRVDPVLFRATNGRWTSTGPPTLPMLTVTVVGRKSGRPRSVQLAYHAAGPDFLVVASAMGQARHPAWRYNLEANPEVDVQVRGERFRARAHVLDDDEKARVWADIKGTIPQMSVYEQRTDRNIRVFRLRRAAGGDGDVG